In a genomic window of Methanobacterium alcaliphilum:
- the modA gene encoding molybdate ABC transporter substrate-binding protein: METKNIAIIGIVALILIAVLAVTSGVFNTNSSTSGEITVLAGAGFTKVGNELVTAFNKKYPDSKVIMKYGGSGELFGTLQTTKSGDVFMPADYKYMQDAMNSEFIENDTVQNITKNIPVIAVAKGNPKNINSLDDLANSGIKVGIGDAKGPAIGKTTAKILNASNLTSTVESNVVVKTTTVNQLLTYLISGQVDAVIIWEDMATWEESKGKIEIVNISESQNKVSTVPIAVTTFTENKALAQKFEEFVVSPEGQAIWKKWGFEPIS; this comes from the coding sequence TTGGAAACAAAGAATATAGCGATTATAGGAATTGTGGCTTTAATATTAATAGCTGTTTTAGCTGTGACTAGTGGTGTTTTTAACACTAATTCTTCGACTAGTGGAGAAATAACTGTTTTAGCTGGAGCCGGATTTACAAAAGTAGGAAATGAATTAGTAACAGCATTTAATAAAAAATATCCAGACTCCAAAGTAATTATGAAGTATGGAGGAAGTGGAGAATTATTTGGAACATTACAAACCACCAAAAGTGGAGATGTGTTTATGCCCGCGGACTACAAGTATATGCAGGACGCAATGAACAGTGAATTTATAGAAAATGATACCGTGCAAAATATAACTAAAAACATTCCAGTCATTGCCGTGGCTAAAGGTAACCCAAAAAACATTAATTCATTAGACGATTTAGCAAATTCTGGAATTAAAGTAGGAATTGGTGATGCAAAAGGACCAGCTATTGGTAAAACAACTGCAAAAATCCTCAATGCCAGTAACTTAACCAGCACTGTAGAATCTAATGTAGTAGTTAAAACCACTACCGTAAACCAGTTATTAACCTACCTGATTTCTGGACAAGTGGATGCTGTTATAATTTGGGAAGATATGGCTACTTGGGAAGAAAGTAAAGGTAAAATTGAGATAGTAAATATCTCTGAAAGTCAGAATAAAGTTAGTACAGTACCTATAGCAGTGACCACATTCACTGAGAATAAGGCATTGGCTCAGAAATTTGAAGAATTCGTGGTTTCTCCTGAAGGGCAAGCCATATGGAAAAAATGGGGTTTTGAGCCAATTAGTTAA